A genomic window from Flavobacterium phycosphaerae includes:
- a CDS encoding class I SAM-dependent methyltransferase, with translation MKTTSELRGILFRHLDGITTAPTAYSLHKKGVLAYVAEQQKVSLTQLTEKFSANEGYLNVALRVLASQGWLVQTINPKTDEVTFETNAKSTIAFSLIPLYEDVFNLMQFTEHFHPRKFEVEPFEMLNNLFQKFKANFGVQFSDDDNIRAIQEQILYHIEGNLAGPTIVMLGMTGMFHKYFMETSFRPEEFHKNPECFKEILDFLTHLNWFTKKNDHYQFTEAGLFYAKRATAYGVTVSYIPTLRKMDELLFGNPSILRNIGEHDTELHVDREMNVWGSGGAHAEYFKIVDQIIIELFNRPIAEQPKGVLDMGCGNGAFLEHMFDVIERQTNRGKMLDEHPLFLVGVDYNEAAIKVTRANLIKADIWAKVIWGDIGRPQLLAETLKEEYNIDLKELLNVRTFLDHNRIWETPRTITPNRVSSSTGAFAHRGKRISNNQVEDNLLEHLKKWAPFVEKFGLLLIELHTIAPELTANHLGKTAATAYDATHGFSDQYIVEIDVLHKIAAEAGLFSEDKVFTKFPNSDLATVSVNLLKGR, from the coding sequence ATGAAAACCACCAGCGAACTTCGAGGCATTTTATTCAGACATTTAGACGGAATTACAACGGCTCCCACAGCTTATTCTCTACACAAGAAAGGAGTATTAGCTTATGTGGCAGAACAACAAAAAGTGTCTTTAACGCAATTGACTGAAAAGTTCAGCGCCAATGAAGGTTATCTCAACGTAGCCTTAAGGGTTCTGGCATCACAAGGCTGGTTGGTGCAAACGATAAATCCTAAAACCGACGAAGTCACTTTTGAGACTAATGCCAAAAGTACTATTGCATTTTCATTGATACCGCTATACGAAGATGTTTTCAATTTAATGCAGTTTACGGAACATTTTCATCCGCGAAAATTTGAAGTCGAGCCTTTTGAAATGCTCAACAATTTGTTTCAAAAATTCAAAGCCAATTTTGGGGTACAATTTTCAGATGATGACAACATTCGTGCTATACAAGAACAAATTTTATATCACATCGAAGGCAATCTGGCGGGCCCAACCATTGTAATGCTTGGCATGACGGGCATGTTTCATAAATACTTTATGGAAACCTCTTTCCGTCCCGAAGAGTTTCACAAAAATCCGGAATGCTTTAAAGAAATATTGGATTTTCTAACGCATTTAAATTGGTTTACCAAAAAAAATGACCATTACCAATTTACCGAAGCGGGCTTGTTTTATGCCAAAAGAGCCACAGCTTATGGTGTAACGGTTTCTTATATTCCAACGTTAAGAAAAATGGATGAACTGCTTTTTGGCAATCCCTCAATACTAAGAAATATTGGAGAACATGATACCGAATTGCATGTCGACAGAGAAATGAACGTGTGGGGCAGTGGAGGAGCACATGCCGAATATTTCAAAATCGTAGACCAAATTATCATCGAATTGTTTAACCGACCTATCGCCGAACAGCCAAAAGGAGTTTTAGATATGGGCTGCGGGAACGGAGCGTTTTTAGAACATATGTTTGATGTAATTGAACGCCAAACCAATCGTGGTAAAATGCTAGACGAACATCCGCTATTCTTAGTCGGAGTTGATTATAACGAAGCCGCTATAAAAGTGACTCGCGCCAATTTAATTAAGGCCGACATTTGGGCTAAAGTCATTTGGGGCGATATCGGAAGACCGCAACTTTTAGCCGAAACGTTGAAAGAAGAGTACAACATCGATCTAAAAGAATTGTTGAATGTCAGAACCTTTTTAGATCATAACCGCATCTGGGAAACCCCAAGGACAATAACGCCTAACAGAGTAAGTTCTTCAACCGGTGCTTTTGCACATCGCGGAAAAAGAATCAGTAATAATCAAGTCGAAGATAATTTATTGGAACACCTTAAAAAATGGGCACCATTTGTAGAAAAATTTGGTTTACTCTTGATAGAATTGCATACCATCGCACCCGAACTCACCGCTAACCATTTGGGTAAAACTGCCGCAACAGCCTATGATGCTACTCACGGTTTTTCCGACCAGTATATAGTAGAGATTGATGTATTGCACAAAATTGCCGCTGAAGCCGGATTATTCTCAGAGGATAAAGTATTTACCAAATTCCCTAATTCAGATTTAGCAACCGTAAGTGTCAATCTTTTAAAAGGAAGATAA
- a CDS encoding pyrophosphohydrolase domain-containing protein, with the protein MQKQLNAVKEFHTAFGLGVSHEMRGDLGEQKNQLRFDLMKEENEEYLEAVQNNDIIEIADALGDMLYILCGTILEHGLQHKIEEVFDEIQRSNMSKLGEDGNPIYREDGKVLKGPNYFKPSFEEILK; encoded by the coding sequence ATGCAAAAACAACTCAACGCTGTAAAAGAATTTCACACTGCCTTCGGATTGGGCGTAAGCCACGAAATGAGAGGGGATTTAGGCGAGCAAAAAAACCAACTTCGCTTTGATTTAATGAAAGAAGAAAACGAAGAATACTTAGAAGCGGTTCAAAACAATGACATCATCGAAATTGCCGATGCCTTGGGTGACATGCTGTACATTCTTTGCGGTACTATCTTAGAACACGGACTACAACACAAAATTGAAGAAGTGTTTGATGAAATTCAACGCAGCAATATGAGTAAACTAGGGGAAGACGGCAATCCGATTTACCGCGAAGACGGCAAAGTACTTAAAGGCCCAAACTACTTTAAACCAAGTTTTGAAGAAATTTTGAAATAG
- a CDS encoding thioredoxin-like domain-containing protein — MKKLLFGFVFCMVSLYSTAQSGYEITITMKNCKDSLAYLTFYQMDKTMIKDTCTSIKNGKIVFKGKRKLDKGIYSLVSQQKSIYFDFFIDDTTQKLELKSEVGENILTALTAVNSAMENDFFDYIRFITQQNKEFQEVKQKTVLQTKKDSLALTDLQLKFEKGIVNYEENFLAKNKGAYIADVVNIKMEKVLKEVPKTKEGKPDDVAVFTYYKKHYWDGVNFRDEGTFRNPFFYKKIKKYFDTLIPAQPDSICVEINRMMNKPEPGSLFYKLLLAHFTYAYETSEIMGLDKVFVYMSDTYFKTGKAKGTYEDDVIERIIKRADKLKPLLIGASAQDLFMIKAEDFDKMKAMGFENAKNSEEMTKVFYQNADAVNKMFVKLSDVKAAYTLLIFWDVDCSHCQKEIPKLLTVYNELLKEHKDIKIFSVYMQHEGEKYLKYIADHQLPWINVYDGAHYNNAVEKYDVFSTPVIYLLDKDKIIRGKRISVDSLKNLISDLEKGK; from the coding sequence ATGAAAAAATTACTTTTCGGTTTTGTATTTTGCATGGTATCGCTCTACAGCACGGCACAATCGGGTTATGAGATTACCATTACTATGAAAAACTGCAAAGACAGTTTGGCGTATCTTACTTTTTATCAAATGGATAAAACCATGATTAAGGATACTTGCACCAGTATAAAAAACGGTAAAATAGTATTTAAAGGTAAACGCAAATTGGATAAAGGAATTTATTCGTTAGTGAGTCAGCAGAAATCGATTTATTTTGATTTTTTTATTGATGACACTACCCAAAAACTGGAACTTAAAAGTGAAGTCGGTGAAAACATTCTTACTGCACTTACTGCCGTAAATTCAGCTATGGAGAATGATTTTTTTGATTATATCCGTTTTATTACCCAACAGAATAAAGAGTTTCAGGAAGTCAAACAAAAAACTGTGTTGCAAACCAAAAAAGACTCGTTGGCACTAACTGATTTGCAATTGAAATTTGAAAAAGGCATAGTCAATTATGAAGAAAACTTCTTAGCCAAAAATAAAGGAGCTTATATTGCTGATGTGGTGAATATTAAGATGGAGAAGGTTTTGAAAGAAGTTCCGAAAACCAAAGAAGGAAAGCCGGATGATGTTGCTGTTTTTACTTATTATAAAAAGCATTATTGGGATGGAGTTAATTTTCGTGATGAGGGTACCTTTCGTAATCCGTTTTTCTATAAAAAAATTAAAAAGTATTTTGACACTTTGATTCCAGCGCAACCGGATTCAATTTGTGTGGAAATTAACCGAATGATGAATAAACCTGAACCGGGGAGTTTATTTTATAAATTACTGCTAGCTCATTTTACTTATGCTTACGAAACGTCGGAAATCATGGGGCTAGACAAAGTATTTGTATATATGTCTGATACTTATTTTAAAACCGGCAAAGCCAAGGGCACCTATGAAGATGATGTTATTGAACGCATCATTAAACGTGCCGATAAACTTAAACCATTATTAATAGGCGCTTCTGCTCAGGACTTGTTTATGATTAAGGCGGAGGATTTTGACAAGATGAAAGCCATGGGATTTGAAAATGCTAAAAACAGCGAAGAGATGACCAAGGTGTTTTACCAAAATGCCGATGCAGTCAATAAAATGTTTGTCAAGCTGAGCGATGTAAAAGCAGCTTATACGCTACTTATCTTTTGGGATGTGGATTGTAGTCACTGTCAGAAAGAAATCCCCAAATTACTTACCGTATACAACGAATTACTGAAAGAGCACAAAGACATTAAGATTTTCAGTGTATACATGCAGCATGAAGGTGAAAAATACTTGAAGTACATAGCTGACCATCAATTACCTTGGATCAATGTATACGACGGTGCCCACTATAACAATGCGGTCGAAAAATATGACGTCTTCTCTACTCCTGTGATTTATCTTTTAGACAAAGACAAAATCATCAGAGGGAAAAGAATCAGTGTTGACAGTTTGAAAAATCTAATCAGTGATTTAGAAAAAGGGAAATAA
- a CDS encoding aminotransferase class I/II-fold pyridoxal phosphate-dependent enzyme: MVKDLFERIQNNKGPLGKWASQAEGYYVFPKLEGELGPRMQFHGKDILNWSLNDYLGLANHPEVRQADTEAAAKYGAAYPMGARMMSGHTDAHEQLEKELAAFVMKESAYLLNFGYQGIMSAIDALVTKNDIIVYDVDAHACIIDGVRLHMGKRFTYKHNDLESMEKNLQRATKMAMETGGGILFITEGVFGMRGQQGKLKEIVAMKEKYNFRLLVDDAHGFGTLGKTGAGAGEEQGCQDGIDVYFSTFAKSMASIGAFLAADKDIIDYLKYNLRSQMFAKALPMIQTVGALKRLQLLRDNPSLKDKLWENVNALQNGLKAHGFNIGDTNTCVTPVYLEGSIPEAMVMVNDLRENYGIFLSIVVYPVIPKGIILLRMIPTASHTLADIEETLTAFDAIREKLVNGTYAKLAEANVENMA, encoded by the coding sequence ATGGTAAAAGATTTATTCGAAAGAATACAAAACAATAAAGGTCCGTTAGGAAAATGGGCTTCACAAGCAGAAGGGTATTATGTGTTTCCAAAATTGGAAGGCGAATTAGGCCCAAGAATGCAATTTCACGGAAAAGATATTTTAAACTGGAGTTTGAATGACTACTTAGGATTAGCCAATCATCCGGAAGTACGCCAAGCCGATACGGAAGCTGCGGCAAAATATGGAGCGGCCTACCCAATGGGAGCCCGTATGATGAGTGGTCACACTGATGCGCATGAACAATTGGAAAAAGAATTAGCGGCTTTTGTAATGAAAGAGTCCGCTTATTTGCTAAACTTTGGTTACCAAGGAATCATGTCGGCTATTGATGCTTTGGTTACTAAAAATGATATCATTGTTTATGATGTAGATGCTCACGCTTGTATTATTGACGGCGTGCGTTTGCACATGGGTAAACGATTTACCTACAAACACAATGACTTGGAAAGCATGGAGAAAAACCTTCAGCGTGCTACCAAAATGGCAATGGAAACCGGTGGTGGAATCTTATTCATTACCGAAGGTGTTTTTGGAATGCGTGGTCAACAAGGCAAGTTGAAAGAAATTGTAGCTATGAAAGAAAAATACAATTTCCGTTTGTTGGTTGATGATGCTCACGGATTTGGTACCCTTGGTAAAACAGGAGCCGGAGCCGGAGAAGAGCAAGGTTGTCAGGACGGAATTGACGTTTACTTTTCAACGTTTGCTAAATCGATGGCTAGTATCGGAGCTTTCTTAGCTGCTGATAAAGATATCATTGATTACTTAAAATACAATTTGCGTTCACAAATGTTTGCCAAAGCCTTACCTATGATTCAAACGGTTGGCGCTTTGAAAAGATTACAATTGTTGCGTGACAATCCGAGCTTAAAAGACAAACTTTGGGAAAACGTAAATGCGTTACAAAACGGTTTAAAAGCGCACGGCTTTAACATTGGCGATACCAATACTTGTGTGACACCGGTTTACTTAGAAGGTTCTATTCCGGAAGCCATGGTAATGGTGAATGATTTAAGAGAGAACTACGGTATCTTCTTGTCTATTGTGGTTTATCCGGTAATTCCGAAAGGGATTATCTTATTGCGAATGATTCCAACCGCTTCGCACACTTTGGCTGATATCGAAGAAACGCTTACCGCATTTGATGCTATCAGAGAGAAATTGGTTAATGGTACTTATGCCAAATTAGCCGAAGCCAATGTAGAAAACATGGCGTAA
- a CDS encoding hybrid sensor histidine kinase/response regulator has product MRKTIAINNWISFFSLLILFILSPKISAQYILKSSNPEKVTSIYSKAEYVDVGKVDVSLDQIRNIKAFTFSPMTMENMDFGFTNHNIWIRFKLKNSTSNELNYFLETARPITDFAQLFILKNDNSVTKYISGDAIPFNQRSYKVRKTIFKINLAPNEMQEYYLHVKSDGEQLSMPLVLHSSEDILEETTFEQFVFGFFYGILLIAAILYFFFYFAMRDRTFLFYSFYVVFIGLLQFAIDGYFYKFITPDAGWFSIHAVVIFACFANFFLGRYAQVYLKIWEINKYIDKAFYVLYAIDFLLVVSLFILPEHAYSYPLVNGFGLILLLLIIASQAIIFIKTKKIDRFFATGIFFLIAGFVVFILKNFSILPLTFWTENGSKLGTGLEVIFLSLSMANLIRNLKNEREELQTEALQKSEEMNELKSYFLSNISHELRTPLNAILNTVKVIGNDTDVEQIKSNSQIIKYSTYSLLNSINDILDFSKIEKDEIKLEFAEFDIVTTAEHIANNFARQAKDKGLEFSFLKGEHLPQMVKGDLARTSQILQNILSNAVKFTHEGFIKFKLEAQKKEDNSVQMTFVVSDTGVGISKEKEKSIFDSFSQDSINNKRKYGGLGLGLYIVKHLINLHNGKIKVDSTINLGTVVTIDLTYENIEVQKPIEIHPEPIDYDLKGKSILVVEDNAMNQMVIKMITKKWLNTTVDFANNGQEGVEKLIQKDYDIILMDLQMPIMDGYEATIAIRNGEAGEDKKSIPIIALTADVMETTKTRVIEIGMNKYLSKPVDKDTLFEIIKLLVS; this is encoded by the coding sequence ATGAGAAAAACTATTGCTATAAATAATTGGATATCGTTCTTTAGCTTACTAATTTTATTCATTCTATCTCCAAAAATATCTGCCCAATACATACTAAAATCTTCAAACCCTGAAAAGGTAACATCCATATACAGCAAAGCCGAATATGTTGATGTAGGGAAAGTTGATGTGTCATTGGATCAAATTAGAAATATCAAAGCCTTCACGTTTTCTCCAATGACAATGGAAAACATGGACTTTGGATTTACCAATCACAACATTTGGATACGTTTTAAATTAAAAAATTCAACCTCTAATGAATTAAATTACTTTCTGGAGACAGCCAGACCGATAACTGACTTTGCACAATTATTTATCCTAAAAAATGACAACAGTGTAACCAAATACATAAGCGGAGATGCTATTCCGTTTAACCAAAGAAGTTATAAAGTCAGAAAGACAATATTTAAAATAAATCTCGCACCCAACGAAATGCAAGAATATTATTTGCATGTTAAAAGTGATGGTGAGCAGCTCTCTATGCCATTAGTGCTTCATTCGTCTGAGGATATTTTAGAAGAAACAACATTTGAACAATTTGTTTTTGGCTTTTTTTATGGAATACTGCTTATTGCTGCAATTCTGTATTTCTTCTTTTATTTTGCCATGAGAGACAGAACTTTCCTTTTTTACAGCTTCTACGTTGTTTTCATAGGATTGCTTCAATTTGCTATAGATGGTTACTTTTATAAATTTATAACTCCGGATGCTGGTTGGTTTTCAATACATGCGGTCGTAATTTTTGCCTGTTTTGCTAATTTTTTCTTGGGCCGATATGCTCAAGTGTATTTAAAGATTTGGGAAATTAACAAATACATAGACAAAGCTTTTTATGTTTTATATGCTATAGACTTTTTACTGGTAGTATCACTTTTTATACTTCCTGAACATGCTTATTCTTATCCGCTCGTTAATGGATTTGGGCTAATTTTATTATTATTAATCATTGCATCACAGGCTATTATTTTCATTAAAACTAAAAAGATTGATCGTTTTTTTGCAACAGGTATTTTCTTTCTTATAGCAGGTTTTGTTGTTTTCATTCTTAAAAATTTCAGTATACTACCTCTTACTTTTTGGACGGAAAATGGTTCAAAACTTGGAACCGGATTGGAAGTGATTTTTCTTTCGCTATCGATGGCTAATTTGATTCGTAATCTAAAAAATGAACGAGAAGAATTGCAAACCGAAGCCCTTCAAAAATCTGAGGAAATGAATGAATTAAAATCTTATTTCTTATCTAATATCAGTCACGAATTGCGTACTCCTTTGAATGCTATTTTGAATACGGTAAAAGTTATTGGTAATGACACCGATGTTGAACAGATAAAAAGTAACAGTCAAATCATCAAATATTCCACCTATAGTTTATTAAACTCGATAAATGATATTTTAGATTTTTCTAAAATTGAAAAAGATGAAATTAAGCTTGAATTTGCCGAATTTGATATTGTTACTACTGCAGAACATATTGCTAATAATTTTGCTCGGCAAGCTAAAGACAAAGGGCTTGAGTTTAGTTTTTTAAAAGGAGAGCATTTACCTCAAATGGTAAAAGGTGATCTAGCTCGGACGAGTCAGATTCTTCAAAATATTTTGAGTAATGCTGTTAAATTTACTCATGAAGGTTTTATCAAATTTAAGCTAGAAGCCCAAAAAAAGGAAGACAATAGTGTACAAATGACTTTTGTAGTGAGTGATACCGGTGTAGGGATTTCGAAAGAAAAAGAAAAGAGCATTTTTGATTCGTTTTCACAAGACAGTATCAATAACAAAAGAAAATACGGAGGCTTAGGACTAGGGCTCTATATTGTCAAGCATTTAATCAATTTACATAATGGCAAAATTAAAGTCGACAGTACTATCAATTTAGGTACTGTTGTCACCATTGATTTAACCTATGAAAACATTGAAGTTCAAAAACCAATTGAAATACATCCGGAACCAATCGACTATGATCTAAAAGGCAAATCTATTTTAGTAGTAGAAGATAATGCTATGAATCAAATGGTAATTAAAATGATTACTAAAAAGTGGCTGAATACTACGGTTGATTTTGCCAATAATGGTCAGGAAGGTGTTGAAAAACTTATCCAAAAAGATTATGATATCATACTAATGGATTTACAAATGCCAATCATGGATGGTTATGAAGCCACTATAGCCATCCGAAACGGAGAAGCGGGTGAAGACAAAAAATCAATACCTATTATTGCTTTAACGGCCGATGTTATGGAGACCACAAAGACCCGTGTTATTGAAATAGGGATGAATAAATACTTATCAAAACCAGTGGATAAAGACACCTTATTTGAAATTATTAAGCTATTGGTCAGTTAG
- a CDS encoding non-canonical purine NTP diphosphatase, whose product MQLVFASNNKNKIKEIQLLLTESIQILSLQDIGCSADIPETADTIEGNAILKANYVTEKFGYNCFADDSGLEVQALNGEPGVYSARYAGEQKNDNDNMDKLLEALKDKTNRKANFKTVICLNLNGKQHLFTGIINGKIIEEKTGNNGFGYDPVFVPEGYAKTFAELTITEKSAISHRGLAVKQLVDFLK is encoded by the coding sequence ATGCAACTCGTCTTTGCTTCTAATAACAAAAATAAAATCAAGGAAATACAACTGTTACTCACTGAATCCATTCAAATTTTAAGTCTACAAGACATTGGCTGTTCAGCCGATATTCCCGAAACAGCTGATACTATTGAAGGCAATGCCATTTTAAAAGCCAATTACGTTACTGAAAAGTTCGGGTATAATTGTTTTGCCGATGATTCGGGTTTAGAAGTACAAGCTCTAAACGGTGAGCCCGGTGTATATTCTGCACGTTATGCCGGCGAACAAAAGAACGATAATGACAATATGGATAAATTGTTGGAGGCTTTGAAAGATAAAACCAACCGAAAGGCCAATTTCAAAACAGTCATTTGTTTAAATCTAAATGGGAAACAACACCTTTTTACCGGAATCATCAACGGTAAAATTATCGAAGAAAAAACAGGAAATAATGGCTTTGGCTACGACCCGGTTTTTGTACCCGAAGGTTACGCTAAAACCTTTGCAGAGTTGACCATAACCGAGAAATCAGCCATAAGTCACCGCGGCCTAGCAGTAAAGCAATTAGTTGATTTTTTGAAATAA
- a CDS encoding DEAD/DEAH box helicase encodes MNKFEQLGLNESLLLAIKDLGFENPSEVQEKAIPVLLEQNTDLVALAQTGTGKTAAFGFPLIQKLDAEDRSTQALILSPTRELCLQITNEIKQYSKYVKGLHTVAVYGGASITEQAREVKRGAQIIVATPGRMQDMINRGLVNIKNINFCILDEADEMLNMGFYEDIVSILSDTPDEKNTWLFSATMPAEVARIAKKFMHDPAEVTVGTKNSGSKTVSHEFYCVNARDRYEALKRLADANPDIFSVVFCRTKRDTQAVAEKLIEDGYNAAALHGDLSQAQRDGVMKSFRGRQIQMLVATDVAARGIDVDNITHVVNYQLPDEIETYNHRSGRTGRAGKLGTSIVIITKSELRKISAIERIIQQKFEEKTIPSGIEICEIQLLHLANKIKDTEVDHEIDNYLPAINEVLDGLSKEELIKKMVSVEFNRFIAYYKKKRDLSGEKGERSERGSEPREIRAGDPVRYFVNIGARDDFDWMQLKDFLKETLDLGRDDVFKVDVKEGFSFFNTDGEHTEKVMSILNGFDLNGRRINVEISKNDGGSRERRDHNGRSSGGERRSSGGFGGRSSAPRSGGGSFGPRKEGGFRSDRNSSPREGGFKKEPGSFQREERAPRRSSEGNSERPAGRSFEAAKNRRPRRS; translated from the coding sequence ATGAATAAATTTGAACAATTAGGTCTGAATGAATCGTTACTGCTGGCGATCAAAGATCTAGGATTTGAGAATCCGTCAGAAGTGCAAGAAAAAGCGATTCCGGTACTATTGGAACAAAACACTGACTTAGTAGCTTTAGCACAAACAGGAACAGGGAAAACGGCAGCATTTGGTTTTCCGCTAATTCAAAAATTAGACGCCGAAGACAGAAGTACGCAAGCGTTAATTTTATCCCCAACCCGTGAGCTTTGCTTACAAATCACCAACGAAATTAAACAATACTCAAAATATGTAAAGGGTTTACATACAGTGGCAGTTTATGGTGGTGCAAGCATTACAGAACAAGCCCGAGAGGTAAAACGTGGAGCACAAATTATTGTGGCTACTCCCGGTAGAATGCAAGACATGATTAATCGTGGTCTTGTTAACATTAAAAACATCAATTTCTGTATTCTGGACGAAGCAGACGAAATGTTAAACATGGGATTCTATGAAGATATCGTTTCGATATTATCAGACACTCCCGATGAGAAAAACACTTGGTTGTTTTCAGCCACCATGCCTGCAGAGGTAGCACGAATTGCTAAAAAATTCATGCACGATCCGGCTGAAGTAACCGTAGGAACTAAAAACTCAGGCTCAAAAACAGTATCGCACGAATTTTACTGTGTAAATGCCCGTGACCGTTACGAAGCACTGAAAAGATTAGCTGATGCTAATCCGGACATCTTCTCGGTAGTATTCTGTAGAACTAAAAGAGACACGCAAGCTGTAGCCGAAAAACTTATTGAAGACGGTTACAATGCAGCGGCTTTACACGGCGATTTATCTCAAGCACAACGTGATGGGGTTATGAAATCGTTCCGTGGACGTCAAATTCAAATGTTGGTGGCAACAGACGTTGCGGCTCGTGGAATTGACGTAGATAACATTACTCACGTAGTAAACTATCAGTTGCCGGATGAAATTGAAACCTACAATCACCGTTCTGGCCGTACAGGTCGTGCCGGTAAGTTGGGTACTTCTATCGTAATCATCACCAAAAGTGAATTGCGTAAAATCTCGGCTATCGAAAGAATCATCCAACAAAAATTCGAAGAGAAAACTATTCCTAGCGGAATTGAAATCTGCGAAATCCAATTATTACACTTAGCCAACAAAATCAAAGATACCGAGGTAGATCACGAAATTGACAACTACCTTCCGGCTATCAACGAAGTACTTGACGGTTTATCAAAAGAAGAACTAATCAAGAAAATGGTATCCGTTGAATTCAACCGATTCATTGCTTACTACAAAAAGAAACGTGACTTATCTGGTGAAAAAGGAGAAAGAAGCGAAAGAGGTTCGGAACCGAGAGAAATCAGAGCCGGAGACCCTGTTCGTTACTTTGTAAACATTGGCGCACGCGACGATTTCGATTGGATGCAGTTGAAAGATTTCTTAAAAGAAACGTTAGATTTAGGTCGCGATGACGTATTCAAAGTGGATGTAAAAGAGGGGTTCTCTTTCTTCAACACTGATGGCGAACATACTGAAAAAGTAATGTCAATACTTAACGGTTTCGATTTAAACGGAAGACGTATAAACGTTGAGATTTCTAAAAATGATGGCGGAAGTCGTGAGCGTCGTGACCACAACGGAAGAAGTAGTGGTGGTGAAAGAAGAAGCTCAGGCGGATTTGGCGGCAGAAGTTCAGCTCCAAGAAGCGGTGGCGGTAGCTTTGGCCCAAGAAAAGAAGGTGGTTTCCGTAGCGACAGAAATTCATCTCCAAGAGAAGGCGGATTCAAAAAAGAACCGGGTTCTTTTCAAAGAGAAGAAAGAGCCCCAAGACGTTCTTCTGAAGGAAATTCAGAAAGACCGGCCGGACGCTCTTTTGAAGCAGCCAAAAACAGAAGACCAAGAAGAAGTTAA
- a CDS encoding carboxypeptidase-like regulatory domain-containing protein encodes MRYFTVLLFILFSLSAAAQDNPIVQKVTGTIINDNSLLPIANANVINVNKVKGVVTNGKGFFELEVSVSDTLHISILGYQSLRIRVTNDWLKNGTAKIMLTEKAIALEEVIVKKYDLTGYLEVDTKLIPEKENYRYSISGLPQGYEAGESSPNAFTRVLGSIFNPADALYNFFGKKPKELKKLKAMKKDDTVRNLLESKFDRETISVLLGIDKKEIAEILQHCNYSESFIKTANDLQIMDAISECYEQYKVLKKK; translated from the coding sequence ATGAGATATTTTACCGTTTTACTTTTTATTCTTTTCTCCTTAAGTGCCGCAGCACAAGACAATCCGATTGTTCAAAAGGTTACCGGAACCATCATCAATGACAACTCACTGTTACCCATTGCCAATGCCAATGTTATTAATGTCAATAAGGTTAAAGGAGTCGTAACTAACGGTAAAGGTTTTTTTGAATTAGAAGTCAGTGTAAGCGATACGTTGCACATTTCCATTTTAGGCTATCAATCCCTACGCATAAGAGTGACCAATGACTGGTTGAAAAACGGTACAGCCAAAATAATGCTGACCGAAAAAGCCATTGCCCTAGAAGAAGTTATCGTAAAAAAGTATGATTTAACCGGCTACCTCGAAGTAGATACCAAATTAATTCCCGAAAAAGAAAATTACCGTTACAGCATTTCCGGGCTGCCACAAGGTTATGAAGCTGGGGAAAGTTCGCCCAACGCTTTTACCCGCGTTTTAGGGTCTATCTTCAATCCCGCCGATGCACTCTATAATTTCTTTGGCAAAAAACCTAAAGAGCTCAAGAAATTAAAAGCCATGAAAAAGGATGATACCGTGCGCAATCTGTTAGAATCAAAGTTTGACAGAGAAACGATTTCAGTATTATTAGGCATAGATAAAAAAGAAATTGCTGAAATACTCCAACATTGTAATTACTCCGAATCGTTCATCAAAACCGCCAATGATTTGCAAATCATGGACGCTATCAGCGAGTGCTACGAACAGTATAAGGTCTTAAAGAAAAAGTAG